GGTGGGCATGCATGCGGTTAAACATTGAGGAATAGCTATTCCAGGCTGGGCTACGATCACTTGCTGTTGCTCTTGTATACATTGGGATGCACATGTTGgcatacagggagaaatgcaTTGAGGAGCTGCTGGAGCTGGAATTGCAACTGGACTCGCTATAATTTGTTGATCTTGGATGCATGTAGGTGCGCAATTTGGCATGCAGTTGGCGACACATTGCGGAGTCGACGGTTGGGTTATGATTTTAATCGCTACTTGCTGTTCTTGAATGCACTGTGTGGTACAAGTCGGCATGCACGCTGGAATGCACTGCGAAGGAGCAGGGCTCATAATTGGTGCAAACGTTGGCGGTTCGGCAACAATTACTCGCTGTTCTTGGATGCACTGAGGTGAGCAACTTGGCGTACAGGCCTGGATGCATTGAGGTAGAGCTGGTGCAGGTAATGATTGCggttgatttattattatttgttgctCCTGAATGCATTGAGGTTCGCAGGCTGGCATACATGCGGTCGCACATTGAGGTACAGGTTGGATTGGAACTGGGACAGCTGGTGGTGGTAAGGTTATCGTTATTTGTTGCTCCTGAATACATTGGGTCGTGCAACTAGGCATACAGGGCGTGACGCATTGTGGAGCTGGCACCGACGGCTGAGTGAGAACTGCCTGCTGCTCCTGGATGCATTGTGTCGTACAACTAGGCATACATGAGGTTACGCACTGAGATAGAATTGGCGGTGCTGCCTGATTAACGACCTGGTGTTCCTTCACACATATTGGAGCACAGGCTGGCATACAAGGAGAAGCACACTGTCTGCTGGAACCAGGCGATAGCACGGGTATAAACTCTACTTTCTTCCGTTCCTGGAGAATCTTTGAAATTGTGATACTATACTGCTGAACGCACGTTCGGTCACACGACGGCATACAAACGGCGGCACATCGGGAAGAGGGAACAGCCTGCACACAACTCGGTTCGCAAGATTGTTTACATAGAAGCATGCATGTTGCCGGAGTGGACTGCCCAGCGCATGAGTTTCGGCAGGACTTCTGGCAAACAGGAGCACATTGGATCGACGACGTAGGTTTTGGAACCACCACACGTATTGGTATGGTTTGTTGCGGCATACATGACTGGGAGCAGGTCAATCTGCACGATGACTGGCACGTTGAGTTCGGTGAGTTCTTTGAGCAAGTCGAGACGCAGCTATGCTGACAAGCTGGTCGACAGAGCGATGCCTGTGTGATTGCGGCACAGGAGCACGACGGTGGCGAGACCGGTGACATACAGGTGCACTGTGTTGTCGCGCCAGCTTCGCAGGTGCAGGAGTTCATTGTAAGCTCAGCACAAGGGCATTGTCGTTTCGCACGTCTAAGCGAGATCTGGAAAAGAGTCGTATTGGCGAGGTGAGAGAGAACAGTCTTTCCTTAGGGAGTTTGTTGCAGTTTTGATAattaggaattttttaaagcagccATTCCTTAACTCTTCTGACATGAACAAAGATTGCGGATAACGTTTACGATTAGCGagcacattttcaaaaactggACTCTAAGCAAGCAAGACTTTGAACGAGCAGGGATGCTGCTAAACGGTTTCCCGACCGTATCTGGATTCCTCCGATTGTTGAAAGAATCTTTCGCGCATGAGTACACAAGCTTTACGGAAAAAAGTAGCGCCGCACGGATTCCACAGAGGATCTTGTGGaaaatgagtgtttttttttcggaatttatAGAAGTTTAAATTTAGATAGTTGCCGTGAATGGGCACACCAGAAGCAATATAGActgaaatgaaagtgaaaactAAATGGGGAAAAAGAGGATGACTATAAAAAATAGTTAAATCAGTTCCTATAGACTATTCCTTTATATTGTTTTGTATAATATGTTAATATGACCAGCTTCATAtgtcaataattttttcagaacGGATGATTTCCTATGGGTATGCAATTGCTGAAGAATGTGAGGATTCTTGAAGATGGAGGATACAGCTTCTACTAATATAAAAGGTGAAAATTACGAAGCTGTTTCTCACTTTTAAATAATCGTTGCatgcttaaaaatttcttcaacgtCTTCCagttattgaaaaaagaataatgaaatgaaaactaaATTTGCATGAAGGAATTTCTATGGAATCGTTTTGCATAACACTACTTAGGGGAAAGATGTAGTTTTGTGGAGAGGAAGGACTCAACCTCgcgcttatttctggaagctctattatcctttttctcttagaaacTTTAAATTGCATATCAGAGATCCTGTAAGACTATGTAAAGCTGAGGTCTTAGGACCCCAAAtgagttatttatttacttccagaaataaaagcgcGGTTGAGTGGACCCCCTTCCAACTACCCTTTACCTTTTCTTTGTCATGCTGAATCTAACATATTGTTGAAATTCAAAAGAGTAGACATCGAAAGTTCTTGGAGAAATTTCTCGTGGatagatagtttttttttttcggtggtAATTCGTGGATAGATAAATATGCACGGATGCAAAAACCGCAGATATTCTATCAAATAGGTTAATCTCGGATATATAGATTTTCGAACATCTTCATAGAAACAAAAGCAATAAAACAAGTAACATATTGAAAGAATATTTAGACCACACAAGAAGGAGATTTATTGTTTTACATCAATTTCTTAACACAGCAGAAAGGAAATAGCAATGTTTGCCAAATGAAAGCTGCAAAAACAATGCACTGTAATAAGTtaataaacaagaaataggGGAAAAACCCAAAACAAGTAGTAGAAGCCTCACCTGTTCGGTTATTACTGCAAGTAGTACTACGCCAAGCGCTAGAGTTACACGCATTGTCGCCATTGACGTGCTGAGAACGTTGCCGGCTGGAGCTTTTATACCGGGCTGAACCGGCCATGGTGGATCGGTGCGTGTTTTGCCTCGTTGTCCGTCAGCTTCCGCAGTTTCCTCGCGACTCCTTGGGGGCGCTCACCGAGCCGATGACTCAGGCCCGAGGACCTTCTCTCACGTACACAATGAATACATCCTTGTTCGTACAGGACTGATGCGCTTGTTATTTGCTACCATTTTCAATACAGTAATTTGATTGGATCATTGAAGGTGCAAGAGACGTTATCCTGGATTGTCCAGGAATGTATTTAGGCGGAATCGAGAGATTTGGTAAATAATTGTACTGTAGAAGTACTAGAATCGTCTAGAAAGAATCAGTGAAGAAGTCTTGCTACCACATCTTTCAGGAATCCTTTGCTTTTACACTGTGAAACTGATTAGTTTCACGTGTAAATCGGAATTTGCCCCAAGCAACGGAAGAACGTTTCCCACGAGTAGCTTGCACCCTCCTCTCCCCATACATTCCCCTTCCGGGAAGATGTCGTTGATTTTCGATCCCTATTTGTGTAGTATAGCTCGCTTCCTGTTTGAAACGTCCAGTTTCTTTTGATCTAGCGCTATTCGCCAACAATGTCGTTGGCTCCTCTTGGCCATTGAGTAAACATGCGGGTAGGTGGTGCATGGATCGAGAAGTTCGCAACCGTTAAGACCAAACGCTTGAGGGGTGTTGAGGCCAACTCAgcttttttacgatgattacTTAAGAACAGGTAAGAAAAAGGTTCCAATGGAGCTTCCAGAGATTCCTACTAAGTTAGATAAAGAGATTTCTCTTTTCGTGTATTGTTGTTGTATTCTCCGTCATATTCTGAGCTTTCACAATCTCATAAAGTGACTGGATTTTCCCAGCGGATTTGTCTTTTCTTCAAGCATTCTTCATCATCTAAACTTCAGCTGTTTCTTAGCGGAACAAGTTCTATCCACGTTTGCTCAGGCAACTTATCCGGGTGTTCCTGTCACGTAAGATCACTTTTTCTAACTTTAAAACGCTACCACCACTAGATATTCTCCCAAGTAGCTAAACAAAGCCCGGTAACCACACTAGCAGCAATTGTTTTCGATGTGCAACCCACTTGAAAATTTTGTCGTAAAGCCTGATAGGAAACGATACACGAAAGCTGTTAGAGACAGGAAGTTCTCCTAGCGGTGGCTTCGCCAGAACTCTACAAGTGGaccgtcaaaaaaaaaaagaaattaagatTCTGTGAATTTCCTGCGAAGAAAACGTGTTATATAGAACTTGTAATAGTGCCAGTTCAGttacaaaataatatattatttactcattattattttaaaaaatacaatctAGTACTACAATAGTTGCAATTACTACAGATTCGATCGTTCAATAATCCTGGAACACGAATGGAACTTGCGAAACTATGAAACGTTTTCAAGTTgattacttttttctgcaaactgCTTCTCTGATTAATTTAATCTACAAATTTAcagtaattttattatttattcctatATGATATGTAATATATGATTATTTAAGCGTATATGCAGCAGAAGCTGTTTTAGCTTAAAATTGATAAAATCGATTTTATCATCTTCATTATTATAttcgaaaagaatttcttctgttaaaaacaaaaactgttgTTTGGAGAAAGCAGCAGTGTATGCGGAAACTGGAACACAAAACCTGTGGATTTTCCCCTCAATAAACCCACTcgaagaaagataaaaaactgattctactgaaaaaaaaatgttcctgaAAAATAATCGTACCGGTTTACTTAGTATTTGTAAACACTCGCAACTCTCGGTGAGATAATCAATATTAACTTGTTGAAATAGTTTATAAAATGTTCGGGACCTCAAAAACCAGTTACAGTGGATTTCCAAGACCTTTTAAAGGGTTTGGGTAAGCTACAAGCGCACGAATTTTGCCACTGTTAGTGGATTAAATTTTTCAGAGGAATTGGAGTTTCCGAAAATTacctttttcagaatttcactttttcctttttgtgagGTGCACAGACAGTTGAGCTCCTACGATCTACTTCTCTTCCCATTTTCAGGAGCTTGGCTTTAACCtcaggaaaaaagagtaaGAATATAAACTAATCCTccaaaattttataatttttttgttttttttttccacgcatACTGGTGTCACATGCTTGCGCGCATCTCAAGTGGaaccttttctcttttttttgggcaATTTTTGGCAATTTTTAAAGGAGGTTTGTTGAGatgtatttgcatttttttctacgaatttTCGAGTTGTTGTGGTTCTCCATAAGTGGTATGCACACATGTGGTTGTGCAATCTGTTCTAGTTTTTCGTATTTGTCCACGTTAGATCGTTTTATATTCACGTTCTGTTGCCTCCTGCGTAGAAAAGTAAACACTCTGCTATTTTGCAGTGACGCAATATGGGACCTTTGCACTTTTAAGACAAAGTAATTTCACGACTTTGTCACTTTTAATGACCATAGAATATGACAATTGCTTTTCATTTCCCATATTTCCACTCAAGAATTGAGAGAGAAAATTAACTTGAAATAGCAATTTTGATAACGAAACGGAAATAAGGAGAATTCAAAGTTAGAAGACGAAGAGGTCACAAACTACTCTACCAACCCTAACCAATGGTTACCTCGGTGACCAACAATTTGTCCCCTTTTCCAGCACTGCTTTTGATTAAGTTCGTAGTCATGTAGTCCTTTTTAATGAGAACTGCAAATTTCTGTGAAGATCTTTTGCTTAGCAAAGAAGCAGAGCgtttagcaaagaaaaatatcgcaGTTCAAGAGACCGATAAGGATTGTAAGCACCGTAATAACACCCTTTCGACGAGAACCAAAAAAAGGTCGTTTGTTAAGACAGTTCTGGAGGTTATAAACCCGAAATATAGTAGCTAAAGCGCATTCGTCATTAGATTAGTAAGTAGTAGAAGAAAGAAGTCAAGAGGTAGTAGTTTGGTTACCCAGAACCATTTATACTTTACGAATGGCTTAGTTTTGATTGGTTGATGATATCATCGGCCAATCACAGTCGTTGATGTGTACTGTAACGGTTAAATCACCGGATTATGCAAATACTGTCtaatttggtttttctttttttgggattCATTGCAGCGAAGATGGAATTTTGTCTAGAATTTTTCATACTCTTCTTATAAGATCAGACCTTTACCTCTTTTGTAGTTTCTCAACGCTTAgtcacatttctttttggatTAAAACATTTCAGCTAATTATCCCTGAAAGAGTTAATTGTCGAATGAACTTGGGCGTATCGGATTTCCGACAGTTGTTTCGCCAAAAATGCGTCTGAGAGTGTTTTTCTTAGCAAGTGTACTGAACCAGTTCTCATGGAGAAGTTTGTCGATTCCAGATAAACACCCAGAGAAAACTAGTTGCAGTACAAGGTGAAGTTTGTTGCTCACGAATAATTTCCGCAGCGGTTATTTTGGTTCGATAAAAATGGATCGAT
This is a stretch of genomic DNA from Necator americanus strain Aroian chromosome II, whole genome shotgun sequence. It encodes these proteins:
- a CDS encoding hypothetical protein (NECATOR_CHRII.G8605.T1), coding for MAAETTSFLLGCGMAVGFSCGFGGMGMGMGMGMGGMYGGYGGFGFPMYGMGMGYGMGYGMGYGSYGMGYGYGYVLIKKDYMTTNLIKSSAGKGDKLLVTEPGIKAPAGNVLSTSMATMRVTLALGVVLLAVITEQISLRRAKRQCPCAELTMNSCTCEAGATTQCTCMSPVSPPSCSCAAITQASLCRPACQHSCVSTCSKNSPNSTCQSSCRLTCSQSCMPQQTIPIRVVVPKPTSSIQCAPVCQKSCRNSCAGQSTPATCMLLCKQSCEPSCVQAVPSSRCAAVCMPSCDRTCVQQYSITISKILQERKKVEFIPVLSPGSSRQCASPCMPACAPICVKEHQVVNQAAPPILSQCVTSCMPSCTTQCIQEQQAVLTQPSVPAPQCVTPCMPSCTTQCIQEQQITITLPPPAVPVPIQPVPQCATACMPACEPQCIQEQQIIINQPQSLPAPALPQCIQACTPSCSPQCIQEQRVIVAEPPTFAPIMSPAPSQCIPACMPTCTTQCIQEQQVAIKIITQPSTPQCVANCMPNCAPTCIQDQQIIASPVAIPAPAAPQCISPCMPTCASQCIQEQQQVIVAQPGIAIPQCLTACMPTCAPSCIRQHLVPAPSPKTTATCIPSCQPACDLNCVGTLNLNITLYQSTPMQGEQIPPSLPIVPGLSQPSPGCLPQCQPTCEEQCMQIQTPVVAPIEVPTMGQELAQLPIQQPSSNFSISIIFDEEQPQCDQLCMPSCTPNCLEQLHAPSIETIIVPAQEQNIQCVPECMPACEPQCQAAIVAPAPMIQHTTCVPQCEPACAPSCTETYKEVPAIVGSCAPSCQPACEPQCIEMQIEIPLQCSPQCSPTCEPQCMQQYPLESPIEQGQQAVITLPLSAAPSGQCASACQPTCNSQCTQDYQFEIILPQNDDCMIPCGQSCLKSCEQQNPQTLQCQNACLDTCTTSCIESPLTCPNCPQPLRMEIILQEPMEETVTCAYTCAQQCTEQCSTRANPSECQPACQVACEKACPLQVQPCSSSGGSCSCTSGFYGCGIDQCCRRRRRR